The Rhineura floridana isolate rRhiFlo1 chromosome 10, rRhiFlo1.hap2, whole genome shotgun sequence genome includes a region encoding these proteins:
- the LOC133365486 gene encoding Golgi-associated plant pathogenesis-related protein 1-like → MVGAGDPRLKNNAVPPLGLPREQGCHLLSSKQFAEVLKAPNDQRKKHGVPSLKLCKKLNMEAQQCSEALASTRILKHSPESSSGKCEGNLACPSYNQSGSEVADRWYSEIKNYNFQSPGFPSGTRHVTVMVWKNTKKMGVGKTAAGNGSTFVVARYEPAGNIINPGKNEQNVHCD, encoded by the exons ATGGTTGgggctggggacccaaggttgaagaataatGCA GTGCCTCCCTTGGGGTTGCCACGAGAGCAAGGGTGCCACCTCCTTTCCTCCAAACAATTTGCAGAAGTCTTAAAAGCCCCCAATGATCAGAGGAAGAAGCATGGTGTTCCCTCACTTAAACTCTGCAAAAAGTTAAACATGGAAGCACAGCAGTGTTCAGAAGCACTTGCTAGCACAAGAATCCTCAAACACAGTCCTGAATCTAGTAGTGGGAAATGTGAGGGAAATCTAGCATGTCCTTCTTACAATCAGTCAGGAAGTGAAGTAGCTGACAGATGGTATAGTGAAATAAAAAATTACAACTTTCAGAGCCCAGGGTTTCCCTCTGGGACAAGACATGTCACAGTTATGGTTTGGAAGAACACAAAAAAGATGGGAGTTGGAAAGACAGCAGCCGGCAATGGTTCCACATTTGTGGTGGCCAGATATGAGCCTGCTGGCAATATCATAAACCCTGGTAAAAATGAACAAAATGTTCATTGTGACTAA